The following proteins are encoded in a genomic region of Vicugna pacos chromosome 16, VicPac4, whole genome shotgun sequence:
- the LOC102528171 gene encoding probable ATP-dependent RNA helicase DDX60, producing MGTLALGINMPCKSVVFAQNSVYLDALNYRQMSGRAGRRGQDLMGDVYFFDIPLPKIEKLIKSNVPELRGQFPLSMSLVLRLMLLASKGDDPEDAEAKVLSVLKHSLLAFKQPRALEMLKLYFLFSLQFLVKEGYGDREGNPMGFAGLVSHLHYHEPSNLVFVSFLVKGLFHNLCQPTRRGSICFSQDVMERLVLVLAHLFGRRYIPAKFQDANLKFYQSKVFLEDLPEDFKAALDEYNMNVTKGFASFLLVVSK from the exons ATGGGGACACTTGCCTTAGGAATCAACATGCCTTGTAAATCAGTGGTTTTTGCTCAAAACTCGGTCTATCTGGATGCTTTAAACTACAGACAG ATGTCTGGACGTGCTGGAAGACGAGGTCAGGACCTGATGGGGGATGTATACTTCTTTGATATTCCATTGCCCAAAATAGAGAAACTCATCAAGTCCAATGTTCCTGAACTGCGGGGCCAGTTCCCACTCAGCATGTCCCTGGTCCTGAGACTCATGCTCCTGGCTTCCAAGGGTGATGATCCAGAGGATGCGGAGGCCAAG GTGCTGTCGGTGCTGAAGCATTCACTGCTCGCCTTCAAACAGCCGCGAGCCCTGGAGATGCTGAAACTCTACTTCCTGTTTTCACTGCAGTTCCTGGTGAAAGAG GGCTATGGAGACCGAGAAGGAAACCCCATGGGGTTTGCTGGACTTGTTTCACACTTGCACTATCACGAGCCTTCCAATCTTGTTTTCGTCAGTTTTCTGGTAAAGGGCCTTTTCCATAATCTCTGTCAGCCAACCAGGAGAG GCTCAATATGTTTTTCTCAAGATGTTATGGAAAGGCTAGTGTTAGTCTTGGCACATCTGTTTGGAAGAAGATATATTCCAGCAAAGTTCCAAGATGCAAATCTCAAGTTTTATCAATCAAAG GTGTTCCTGGAGGATCTCCCCGAGGACTTTAAGGCTGCCCTGGATGAGTATAACATGAACGTCACCAAGGGCTTTGCCTCCTTCCTGCTGGTTGTTTCCAAATAG